The following proteins come from a genomic window of Takifugu rubripes chromosome 11, fTakRub1.2, whole genome shotgun sequence:
- the paf1 gene encoding RNA polymerase II-associated factor 1 homolog isoform X1 produces the protein MAPTIQTQAQREEGHSRPTSHRTIPERSGVVCRVKYCNSLPDIPFDPKFITYPFDQHRFVQYKATSLEKQHKHDLLSEPDLGVTIDLINPDTYRIDPNVLLDPADEKLLEEDIQAPSSSKRSQQHAKVVPWMRKTEYISTEFNRYGVSNEKVEVKIGVSVKQQFTEEEIYKDRDSQISAIEKTFEDAQKSITQHYSKPRVTPVEVLPVFPDFKMWINPCAQVIFDSDPAPKDISAPAGVEMMSQAMIRGMMDEEGNQFVAYFLPNEDTLRKRKRDFEEGMDYMPEDLYDYKIAREYNWNVKNKASKGYEENYFFIFRDGDGVYYNELETRVRLSKRRAKAGTQSTTNAVLVCKHRDMNEKELEAQEARKAQLENHEPEDEEEDMDKDIQESGDDEEKGSGSEAENSGSESEREDEDREQREEDDEDRGKRRRKASGSGSESGEERTREMRDEIFGSDDDDDDSDNEQKNSGRSSGEEGSGSEDEGGNRGGSRSRSASPAHSDRSSGHSERGQSGSGSERASDSSDASDSE, from the exons ATGGCTCCAACGATTCAGACACAAGCCCAGCGTGAAGAGGGTCACAG TAGACCAACTTCACATAGAACTATCCCAGAAAG gtcagGGGTGGTGTGTCGTGTGAAGTACTGCAACAGCCTCCCTGACATCCCTTTTGATCCGAAGTTTATCACCTACCCGTTTGACCAGCACAG GTTTGTTCAGTATAAAGCCACTTCTCTGGAGAAGCAGCACAAGCATGACCTTTTAAGTGAGCCAGACCTCGGGGTCACGATTGATCTCATCAACCCAGACACCTATCGAATAGACCCCAATG tgctgctggatcccGCTGATGAAAAGCTGTTGGAAGAAGACATCCAGGCCCCCTCCAGTTCAAAGAG ATCCCAGCAGCATGCCAAAGTGGTCCCGTGGATGAGAAAGACAGAATATATTTCAACTGAGTTTAACAGATATGGTGTTTCCAATGAGAAAGTGGAAGTCAA gaTTGGTGTGTCCGTCAAACAGCAattcacagaagaagaaatctaCAAGGACAGAGACAGTCAGATCTCTGCGATCGAGAAGACGTTTGAGGATGCTCAGAAATCG ATCACGCAGCACTACAGTAAACCCCGTGTCACACCAGTGGAGGTGTTACCCGTGTTCCCTGACTTTAAG ATGTGGATCAATCCATGTGCTCAAGTCATTTTTGACTCTGACCCTGCACCCAAGGACATATCGGCACCAGCAGGAGTGGAAATGATGTCTCAGGCCATGATCAG AGGAATGATGGATGAGGAAGGAAACCAGTTCGTGGCTTATTTCCTGCCGAATGAAGACACACTTCGCAAGCGCAAGAGAGACTTTGAGGAGGGGATGGATTACATGCCTGAAGATCT GTACGATTACAAGATCGCAAGAGAGTACAACTGGAACGTGAAGAACAAAGCCAGCAAGGGTTATGAGGAGAACTACTTCTTCATCTTTAGAGATGGAGATGGCGTTTACTACAATGAGCTCGAGACGAG AGTGCGTCTGAGCAAGAGAAGAGCCAAGGCTGGAACCCAGTCGACCACAAACGCCGTGCTGGTGTGTAAACACAGAGACATGAacgagaaggagctggaggcccaG GAAGCCCGTAAAGCTCAGCTGGAGAACCACGAGCCAGAAGACGAAGAGGAAGATATGGATAAAGACATCCAGGAATCTG GCGACGATGAGGAGAAGGGCAGCGGCAGCGAAGCAGAAAACTCCGGCAGTGAATCGGAGAGGGAAGACGAAGATCGGGAACAGAGGGAAGAGGACGACGAGGACCGAGGGAAGCGCAGGCGGAAGGCGAGTGGCAGCGGGAGCGAGAGCGGCGAGGAGCGGACCAGAGAAATGCGAGACGAGATCTTCGGAAGcgacgacgatgacgacgacAGCGACAACGAGCAGAAGAACTCGGGCAGAAGCAGCGGGGAGGAGGGCAGCGGAAGCGAGGACGAAGGCGGGaacagaggaggcagcaggagccgcaGCGCCTCCCCGGCGCACAGCGACCGCAGCAGCGGGCACTCGGAGAGGGGTCAGAGTGGAAGCGGCAGCGAGAGGGCGTCGGACTCCAGCGACGCAAGTGACAGTGAATAA
- the paf1 gene encoding RNA polymerase II-associated factor 1 homolog isoform X2, whose product MAPTIQTQAQREEGHRPTSHRTIPERSGVVCRVKYCNSLPDIPFDPKFITYPFDQHRFVQYKATSLEKQHKHDLLSEPDLGVTIDLINPDTYRIDPNVLLDPADEKLLEEDIQAPSSSKRSQQHAKVVPWMRKTEYISTEFNRYGVSNEKVEVKIGVSVKQQFTEEEIYKDRDSQISAIEKTFEDAQKSITQHYSKPRVTPVEVLPVFPDFKMWINPCAQVIFDSDPAPKDISAPAGVEMMSQAMIRGMMDEEGNQFVAYFLPNEDTLRKRKRDFEEGMDYMPEDLYDYKIAREYNWNVKNKASKGYEENYFFIFRDGDGVYYNELETRVRLSKRRAKAGTQSTTNAVLVCKHRDMNEKELEAQEARKAQLENHEPEDEEEDMDKDIQESGDDEEKGSGSEAENSGSESEREDEDREQREEDDEDRGKRRRKASGSGSESGEERTREMRDEIFGSDDDDDDSDNEQKNSGRSSGEEGSGSEDEGGNRGGSRSRSASPAHSDRSSGHSERGQSGSGSERASDSSDASDSE is encoded by the exons ATGGCTCCAACGATTCAGACACAAGCCCAGCGTGAAGAGGGTCACAG ACCAACTTCACATAGAACTATCCCAGAAAG gtcagGGGTGGTGTGTCGTGTGAAGTACTGCAACAGCCTCCCTGACATCCCTTTTGATCCGAAGTTTATCACCTACCCGTTTGACCAGCACAG GTTTGTTCAGTATAAAGCCACTTCTCTGGAGAAGCAGCACAAGCATGACCTTTTAAGTGAGCCAGACCTCGGGGTCACGATTGATCTCATCAACCCAGACACCTATCGAATAGACCCCAATG tgctgctggatcccGCTGATGAAAAGCTGTTGGAAGAAGACATCCAGGCCCCCTCCAGTTCAAAGAG ATCCCAGCAGCATGCCAAAGTGGTCCCGTGGATGAGAAAGACAGAATATATTTCAACTGAGTTTAACAGATATGGTGTTTCCAATGAGAAAGTGGAAGTCAA gaTTGGTGTGTCCGTCAAACAGCAattcacagaagaagaaatctaCAAGGACAGAGACAGTCAGATCTCTGCGATCGAGAAGACGTTTGAGGATGCTCAGAAATCG ATCACGCAGCACTACAGTAAACCCCGTGTCACACCAGTGGAGGTGTTACCCGTGTTCCCTGACTTTAAG ATGTGGATCAATCCATGTGCTCAAGTCATTTTTGACTCTGACCCTGCACCCAAGGACATATCGGCACCAGCAGGAGTGGAAATGATGTCTCAGGCCATGATCAG AGGAATGATGGATGAGGAAGGAAACCAGTTCGTGGCTTATTTCCTGCCGAATGAAGACACACTTCGCAAGCGCAAGAGAGACTTTGAGGAGGGGATGGATTACATGCCTGAAGATCT GTACGATTACAAGATCGCAAGAGAGTACAACTGGAACGTGAAGAACAAAGCCAGCAAGGGTTATGAGGAGAACTACTTCTTCATCTTTAGAGATGGAGATGGCGTTTACTACAATGAGCTCGAGACGAG AGTGCGTCTGAGCAAGAGAAGAGCCAAGGCTGGAACCCAGTCGACCACAAACGCCGTGCTGGTGTGTAAACACAGAGACATGAacgagaaggagctggaggcccaG GAAGCCCGTAAAGCTCAGCTGGAGAACCACGAGCCAGAAGACGAAGAGGAAGATATGGATAAAGACATCCAGGAATCTG GCGACGATGAGGAGAAGGGCAGCGGCAGCGAAGCAGAAAACTCCGGCAGTGAATCGGAGAGGGAAGACGAAGATCGGGAACAGAGGGAAGAGGACGACGAGGACCGAGGGAAGCGCAGGCGGAAGGCGAGTGGCAGCGGGAGCGAGAGCGGCGAGGAGCGGACCAGAGAAATGCGAGACGAGATCTTCGGAAGcgacgacgatgacgacgacAGCGACAACGAGCAGAAGAACTCGGGCAGAAGCAGCGGGGAGGAGGGCAGCGGAAGCGAGGACGAAGGCGGGaacagaggaggcagcaggagccgcaGCGCCTCCCCGGCGCACAGCGACCGCAGCAGCGGGCACTCGGAGAGGGGTCAGAGTGGAAGCGGCAGCGAGAGGGCGTCGGACTCCAGCGACGCAAGTGACAGTGAATAA